A single Prevotella sp. E15-22 DNA region contains:
- a CDS encoding thymidylate synthase: MKQYLDILDRILKEGTQKGDRTGTGTLSVFGTQSRYDLSKGFPLLTTKKLHLKSIIYELLWFLNGDTNVKYLQDNGVRIWNEWADENGELGPVYGHQWRSWPDYDGGTIDQIKYVVDQIKNNPNSRRMIVSAWNVAEVNKMALPPCHTIFQFYVADGKLSLQLYQRSADTFLGVPFNIASYALLCMMMAQVCGLKPGEFIHTTGDTHLYLNHLEQARLQLTREPRPLPTMKINPDVKSIFDFKYEDFQLEGYDPWPHIKAEVSV; encoded by the coding sequence ATGAAACAATACCTTGACATACTGGACCGTATACTGAAAGAAGGAACGCAGAAAGGCGATCGCACTGGTACGGGCACATTGAGCGTCTTTGGCACACAGAGTCGTTATGACCTGAGCAAGGGTTTCCCTCTGCTCACCACAAAGAAGTTGCATCTGAAGTCTATTATCTATGAGTTGCTGTGGTTTCTGAATGGCGACACAAACGTGAAGTACCTTCAGGACAACGGTGTAAGAATCTGGAACGAGTGGGCCGATGAGAATGGTGAGCTGGGGCCTGTCTATGGACATCAGTGGCGTTCATGGCCCGACTACGACGGAGGCACGATAGATCAGATAAAATATGTGGTGGATCAGATTAAGAACAACCCCAATTCGCGTCGTATGATTGTGTCGGCATGGAACGTGGCTGAAGTGAATAAGATGGCGTTGCCTCCCTGTCACACAATCTTCCAGTTCTATGTAGCTGATGGCAAGTTGTCATTACAGCTCTATCAGCGTAGTGCAGATACCTTCTTGGGTGTACCCTTCAATATCGCATCGTATGCCCTATTGTGTATGATGATGGCGCAGGTATGCGGATTAAAACCTGGTGAGTTCATTCATACCACAGGCGACACGCATCTGTATCTAAACCACCTGGAGCAGGCCCGCCTTCAACTGACACGCGAGCCACGACCACTGCCCACAATGAAGATTAATCCAGATGTGAAGAGCATCTTCGACTTTAAGTACGAGGACTTCCAATTGGAAGGCTACGATCCGTGGCCCCACATCAAGGCAGAGGTATCTGTTTAA
- a CDS encoding DUF5056 domain-containing protein, with protein MTEIDNSLLEKFFEPARQQHIDDEGFTEKVMRQLPDRAMCLSHWWTFFCAVLGIVLFFVFEGWQPLLVSVIKMVYTFSWSDIHPIPCFMTLGVITCLALLELVHRMERMQV; from the coding sequence ATGACGGAAATAGATAATAGTTTACTTGAGAAATTCTTTGAACCTGCCCGACAGCAGCATATCGATGACGAGGGTTTTACAGAGAAGGTGATGCGTCAACTCCCTGATAGGGCTATGTGCCTGTCGCATTGGTGGACCTTTTTCTGTGCTGTCCTTGGCATTGTCCTTTTCTTTGTCTTTGAGGGATGGCAGCCATTGCTGGTAAGTGTTATCAAGATGGTATACACTTTCTCATGGAGTGATATTCATCCCATTCCATGCTTCATGACGTTAGGGGTGATTACTTGTTTGGCTCTGCTTGAGCTGGTGCATCGGATGGAGCGGATGCAGGTGTAA
- a CDS encoding DUF6249 domain-containing protein produces the protein MKKILWTLALVFTFQVMAVSVQAAPKNSASRQVVAYSDTTSLDSAMTAAMGNWDDADDWDDWDEWEHANSTSLMEKMGVENVLLDGIGGMFFVIVVLIIIFILAPVALIGIILYFVFRNRREKMKLMEMAIKNGKTIPLDAMGTPCAGGDDYLWNKGIRQVFVGAGLALLLWFILDGLGLAIGGFVMILGFGNMAIGHNVMKRKKEQELRDQYYRQNREETTSEEQK, from the coding sequence ATGAAAAAGATTTTATGGACTTTAGCGCTTGTATTCACCTTTCAAGTGATGGCCGTTTCTGTTCAGGCCGCACCCAAGAACTCTGCTAGCCGTCAGGTGGTGGCCTATTCAGACACAACCTCGCTCGATTCTGCCATGACTGCTGCCATGGGTAACTGGGACGATGCAGATGATTGGGACGATTGGGATGAGTGGGAACATGCTAACTCTACCTCGCTGATGGAGAAGATGGGCGTGGAGAATGTGCTGTTAGATGGCATCGGTGGCATGTTTTTTGTGATTGTGGTGCTTATCATCATCTTTATATTAGCGCCTGTGGCCTTGATAGGCATTATTCTCTATTTTGTCTTTAGGAACCGCAGGGAGAAAATGAAACTTATGGAGATGGCTATCAAGAATGGTAAGACGATCCCTTTGGATGCCATGGGAACACCTTGTGCTGGTGGCGACGATTATCTGTGGAACAAAGGTATCAGGCAGGTATTTGTGGGTGCTGGTCTCGCCCTTCTGCTGTGGTTCATTCTTGATGGACTGGGATTGGCCATCGGTGGCTTTGTGATGATATTGGGCTTTGGCAATATGGCCATTGGACATAATGTCATGAAGAGAAAAAAGGAGCAGGAATTGCGTGACCAATATTATCGTCAGAACAGAGAAGAAACAACTTCAGAGGAACAGAAGTAA
- a CDS encoding Lrp/AsnC family transcriptional regulator codes for MANQKLDGLDKQILKLIAADARIPFLEVARACDVSGAAIHQRIQKLTNMGVLNGSQFIIEPEKLGYETCAFIGLNLKNPEDFDTVVAELKQIPEVTECHYTTGNFDMFIKIYAQNNHHLLTIIHDKLQPLGLSSSQTLISFHSAFERQLPIMEMMDMDD; via the coding sequence ATGGCAAATCAAAAACTTGACGGATTAGATAAGCAAATTCTAAAACTTATTGCAGCCGACGCTCGTATCCCATTCTTGGAGGTGGCACGAGCTTGTGATGTTAGTGGTGCAGCTATTCATCAGCGTATTCAGAAACTCACGAATATGGGTGTGTTGAATGGTTCGCAGTTTATTATTGAGCCCGAGAAGTTAGGCTACGAAACCTGTGCGTTTATTGGGCTGAATCTGAAGAACCCTGAGGACTTCGATACCGTTGTTGCAGAGTTGAAGCAGATTCCTGAGGTTACCGAGTGTCACTATACCACTGGTAACTTTGATATGTTCATTAAGATTTATGCGCAGAATAATCATCATCTGCTCACCATTATTCATGATAAACTGCAGCCTTTAGGTCTTAGCAGTTCACAGACACTGATCTCTTTCCATTCAGCATTCGAGCGTCAGTTGCCTATCATGGAGATGATGGATATGGACGATTAA
- a CDS encoding dihydrofolate reductase produces the protein MINMIAAVARNRAIGFENKLIYWLPNDLKRFKALTTGHTIVMGRKTFESLPKGALPNRRNCVLTRSLNELPGCECFNDWDSFIKSCKADEDIYIIGGASLYRDLLNKADRLCLTEVDDTPAQADTFFPDYSEWKEIWREEHPIDERHAQAYSFVDYVK, from the coding sequence ATGATTAATATGATTGCTGCCGTGGCTCGTAACAGGGCCATCGGCTTTGAAAACAAGCTGATATACTGGCTGCCCAACGACCTCAAGCGTTTTAAAGCCCTGACAACAGGACACACCATTGTTATGGGACGAAAGACATTTGAGAGTCTGCCAAAAGGTGCGCTACCCAACCGTCGCAACTGCGTGCTGACACGCAGCCTCAATGAATTGCCCGGCTGCGAGTGTTTCAACGATTGGGACAGTTTCATCAAGTCATGCAAGGCTGACGAGGATATATATATAATAGGTGGAGCAAGCCTCTATCGCGATCTGCTGAACAAGGCCGACCGTCTGTGTCTAACCGAAGTAGACGACACGCCCGCACAAGCAGACACATTCTTTCCTGACTACAGCGAATGGAAAGAGATCTGGCGAGAAGAGCATCCTATAGACGAACGTCATGCGCAGGCCTACAGTTTTGTTGACTACGTCAAATAG
- a CDS encoding OmpA family protein, translating to MRKLFNIIFAGMTCLLIMGCGADAAMRKGDKFFALGEYYDAATQYKKAYSQTKSKEKPLRGQRALKMADCYRRINYTQKAIASYNNAVRYKQVDSTALLHLGRLQLKNGSYKEAEKTFVMLQDSMPQNILVKNGLQSARMAPKWKSEAQYSGYTVKKQELFNSRRAEYSPVLAGDDYSQLYFSSTRNQAKGDELSGITGTKNADIFFSQKDDKGKWSKPEPIESELNTELDEGACAFTPDSKTMYLTLCKTDPSYPRFAQIVTAQRSDASWSKATPLEITKDTLSTFAHPAVSPDGMWLYFVSDMPGGMGGYDIWRIQMTSHGLIGLENLDAPINTPGNEMFPTFRPNGDLYFSSDGHPGFGGLDVFIAKPDSTHWELEHPGAPLNSAGDDFGMTFEGLHNRGYFCSNRGDARGWDHIYSFEKQEVVQTVKGWVYEKDGYELPEALVYMVGNDGTNLKLSVKGDGSFTEYIKPGVDYVFLGTCKGYLNHTEELRVEPVLESEEYVLQFPLASITAPVLIDNIFYDFDKATLRPESTEALDKLISLLNENPNVTIELSAHTDYRGSASYNERLSQRRAESVVNYLIEHGIAEDRLSPMGYGKMKPKVIKRKLTEKYPWLKEGDVLTEEFIRALDDEEKQEICNQLNRRTEFIVLRTTYGMAVTPASAPSDAPAQAEPNK from the coding sequence ATGCGCAAACTATTCAATATCATATTTGCAGGCATGACCTGTCTCCTCATTATGGGATGTGGAGCCGATGCGGCCATGAGAAAGGGCGACAAATTCTTCGCCTTAGGAGAATACTATGATGCTGCCACGCAATATAAGAAAGCCTACTCGCAAACAAAATCAAAAGAAAAGCCCCTGCGCGGTCAACGTGCGCTGAAGATGGCCGACTGCTATCGTCGCATCAACTACACACAGAAAGCCATTGCATCCTATAATAATGCTGTACGCTACAAACAGGTTGACTCAACAGCATTATTACACCTAGGACGTCTGCAACTGAAGAACGGTTCATACAAAGAAGCCGAGAAAACCTTTGTGATGTTGCAAGACTCCATGCCCCAGAATATTTTAGTAAAGAACGGACTACAATCAGCCCGCATGGCTCCCAAATGGAAGTCAGAAGCACAATATTCTGGCTATACAGTGAAGAAACAAGAGTTATTTAACTCTCGCCGTGCGGAGTATTCACCCGTATTGGCAGGCGATGATTATAGCCAATTATATTTCAGTAGCACACGTAACCAGGCCAAAGGCGATGAATTAAGTGGCATCACAGGTACGAAGAATGCTGATATTTTCTTCTCACAGAAAGACGACAAGGGGAAATGGTCGAAGCCAGAACCCATTGAAAGTGAGCTAAATACAGAACTTGACGAGGGAGCCTGCGCCTTTACGCCCGATTCCAAGACCATGTATCTTACACTCTGTAAGACTGATCCCAGCTATCCCCGCTTTGCTCAAATAGTCACTGCCCAACGAAGTGACGCCTCATGGAGCAAAGCCACACCCCTTGAAATAACCAAAGACACATTGTCCACTTTCGCCCATCCGGCAGTATCACCAGACGGCATGTGGCTCTATTTTGTCAGCGACATGCCTGGCGGAATGGGAGGCTACGATATATGGCGCATACAGATGACCAGTCATGGACTTATCGGACTGGAAAACCTTGATGCCCCCATCAACACGCCAGGCAACGAGATGTTTCCAACCTTCCGCCCCAACGGCGACCTCTATTTCTCAAGCGATGGTCACCCTGGCTTTGGAGGATTAGATGTCTTTATTGCCAAACCAGACAGCACTCACTGGGAGTTGGAGCATCCAGGTGCACCACTAAACTCTGCTGGCGACGACTTCGGCATGACATTCGAAGGTCTGCACAACCGCGGTTATTTCTGCTCGAACCGTGGCGATGCACGCGGCTGGGACCACATCTACTCGTTTGAGAAGCAAGAGGTGGTGCAAACGGTGAAGGGCTGGGTGTACGAGAAAGACGGTTATGAGTTGCCCGAGGCATTGGTTTATATGGTAGGAAACGATGGAACAAACCTCAAGCTAAGCGTCAAGGGCGACGGATCGTTCACAGAATATATTAAACCTGGCGTAGACTATGTATTCCTTGGTACCTGTAAAGGATATCTGAACCATACTGAAGAGTTGCGCGTAGAGCCCGTGCTCGAGTCAGAAGAATATGTCTTGCAGTTCCCATTGGCCTCGATCACTGCCCCCGTACTCATCGACAATATATTCTACGACTTTGACAAAGCCACACTGCGACCAGAATCTACGGAAGCCCTCGACAAGCTAATCAGTCTGCTTAACGAGAACCCCAATGTCACTATCGAATTAAGTGCACATACTGACTACCGCGGTTCGGCATCCTATAATGAGCGTTTGTCACAGCGCAGAGCCGAGAGTGTGGTAAACTATCTTATAGAGCATGGCATCGCAGAAGACCGTTTGTCGCCCATGGGCTATGGAAAGATGAAGCCCAAGGTTATCAAACGCAAGTTAACAGAAAAATATCCTTGGCTGAAGGAAGGCGATGTGCTGACAGAAGAGTTTATCCGCGCCCTTGACGACGAGGAGAAACAAGAGATATGCAACCAGTTGAACCGCCGTACAGAGTTTATCGTACTACGTACAACCTATGGCATGGCTGTTACACCTGCATCCGCTCCATCCGATGCACCAGCTCAAGCAGAGCCAAACAAGTAA
- a CDS encoding SDR family NAD(P)-dependent oxidoreductase, whose product MANEKIVLVTGANKGIGFGIAKHLGLSGWNVILGARNEQRAEKAISELKAAGINVLGYVNIELKDLNGVSQAAKEISEKYPGLSLLVNNAGIPGDMSVDSAHTELSDIRETLDVNFIGTWALTKALLPILTSNNGRIVNITVPSEISPYWHPLAYVASKAAQNAMMGVMAIEFQQSKTSVEIFSVHPGPTTTDLNGNMSLPGFHDIETVGQKTAELINDGQNHQGEFIELYPIVEE is encoded by the coding sequence ATGGCAAACGAAAAGATTGTTTTGGTGACAGGTGCCAACAAGGGCATCGGCTTTGGCATTGCAAAGCATCTGGGATTAAGCGGATGGAACGTGATTCTTGGTGCGCGCAACGAGCAGCGTGCAGAAAAGGCTATCAGCGAACTGAAGGCAGCAGGCATCAATGTGTTGGGCTATGTGAATATCGAACTGAAGGACCTGAATGGTGTCAGTCAGGCGGCAAAGGAAATCAGTGAGAAATATCCTGGCCTTTCACTCCTTGTCAACAATGCCGGCATTCCTGGCGATATGAGTGTGGATAGTGCTCATACGGAGTTGAGCGATATTCGCGAGACACTGGACGTGAACTTCATTGGCACATGGGCGCTGACGAAAGCCCTGCTCCCAATATTGACCAGCAACAATGGTCGCATCGTGAATATCACCGTGCCTTCAGAAATCAGTCCCTACTGGCATCCGTTGGCTTATGTAGCCAGTAAGGCAGCCCAGAATGCCATGATGGGGGTGATGGCTATAGAATTCCAGCAGAGCAAAACGTCCGTAGAGATTTTCTCAGTACATCCAGGTCCTACCACCACCGACCTGAATGGCAATATGTCTCTGCCTGGTTTCCACGATATCGAGACAGTAGGTCAGAAAACTGCCGAACTGATTAATGACGGACAAAACCATCAGGGTGAGTTCATCGAACTTTATCCAATCGTAGAGGAGTAA
- a CDS encoding HAMP domain-containing sensor histidine kinase produces MNKRIFVILFGLLVCGIISAQEKSELQKQAEAVDASQNIAKARSLYIHAFNDYASKGQTKLGVECGVKGAAMYYKENFYKEAFDLLRRIDQVINADSKLANSEKAAMHYLATKERMQMYMKMRRSESAKDQLNILEGLTRQAGDESIDNDLLYSKAIFYYTFGQNAQGNAVFQEMAAKLTASKEYDKVDEVYQTLIANGRRSGNANMVAQSYSNYIAWKDSANAMKVADQIGALNKQIADHEATIEEKDSSLASRQAIIISLGVLAAILAGALVVGTIILLRFIVLTRKQKKTIQLANETNALKAKFISNISSHLEPSLKKLDANNANVKAMLNFTSHIQTLSELENTPQEAVVLEETQIHPFCESIMEQIKDKVKSNVSLSVNAQKMSVSINKDYVTHILLHLLNNAAKYTSEEGVISLEFKKRSPHTYQFLVSNTGEAIPEEKRDDLFKPFVEMHDLTKGDGLGLPICKQMALKMNGDLELDPKFTKGTRFVLDLHV; encoded by the coding sequence ATGAATAAGAGAATCTTTGTTATACTTTTCGGTCTGCTCGTTTGCGGTATTATCAGCGCACAGGAAAAGAGCGAGTTGCAGAAACAAGCCGAGGCTGTTGATGCTAGTCAGAACATAGCGAAGGCACGTTCTTTGTATATCCATGCCTTCAACGATTATGCCAGCAAAGGCCAAACCAAGCTGGGAGTAGAGTGTGGCGTTAAGGGCGCTGCCATGTACTATAAGGAAAATTTCTACAAAGAAGCTTTCGACCTGCTGCGTCGTATTGATCAGGTGATTAATGCCGACTCCAAATTGGCAAACAGCGAGAAGGCTGCCATGCACTATCTGGCAACCAAGGAACGCATGCAGATGTACATGAAGATGAGAAGAAGCGAGAGTGCAAAAGACCAGCTCAACATTTTGGAGGGACTTACCAGACAAGCTGGTGACGAGAGCATTGACAACGACCTGCTGTATAGCAAAGCTATCTTCTATTACACTTTCGGCCAGAATGCTCAGGGCAATGCAGTGTTCCAAGAGATGGCTGCCAAGCTCACAGCATCAAAGGAATACGATAAGGTTGACGAGGTATATCAGACGCTGATAGCTAATGGTCGTCGTTCTGGCAATGCCAACATGGTGGCCCAGTCGTATAGCAACTATATTGCTTGGAAAGACTCTGCCAATGCCATGAAGGTGGCCGATCAGATTGGCGCTTTGAATAAGCAGATTGCCGACCACGAGGCCACTATCGAAGAGAAAGACAGTTCACTGGCCAGCCGACAGGCCATCATCATCAGTCTTGGCGTTCTGGCAGCCATCCTGGCAGGTGCGTTGGTGGTGGGTACCATCATCCTGCTGCGCTTCATCGTATTGACACGCAAGCAGAAGAAAACGATTCAGTTGGCCAACGAGACCAATGCTCTGAAGGCTAAGTTTATCAGTAATATCTCGTCTCACCTGGAACCAAGCCTTAAGAAGTTGGATGCTAACAATGCCAACGTAAAGGCTATGCTCAACTTTACCAGTCATATTCAAACATTGTCTGAGTTGGAGAACACCCCTCAAGAGGCTGTGGTACTGGAAGAGACACAGATTCACCCGTTCTGCGAGTCTATCATGGAACAAATCAAGGATAAAGTGAAGAGCAATGTCTCTCTGTCGGTGAATGCTCAGAAGATGAGTGTTAGCATCAACAAAGACTATGTCACACACATTCTGCTCCACTTGCTGAACAATGCTGCAAAATACACATCAGAGGAAGGTGTTATCAGTCTGGAGTTTAAGAAACGCAGTCCACACACCTATCAGTTCCTTGTATCAAACACGGGCGAGGCAATTCCCGAAGAGAAACGTGATGACCTGTTCAAGCCGTTTGTAGAGATGCATGATCTGACCAAGGGTGATGGTTTGGGCCTGCCCATTTGCAAACAGATGGCACTAAAGATGAATGGTGATTTGGAACTTGATCCTAAGTTCACCAAAGGAACGCGATTTGTTTTAGACCTGCACGTATAA
- a CDS encoding family 43 glycosylhydrolase produces the protein MMMRKPFLMAMLVLSIWAGKAEARDYNIVAYGAKADTTVLSTKAVQQAIDDCAKAGGGRVVVPTGQYKIGSIVLKSDVHLYLEQGATLYGSTDLKDYLPMKSDYISLRTQTSTIQLIYADKVKNVVIDGFGTIDGRGRAFKKLTWNDEGITRPHLIRFIQSQDIIIKDVTLKNSGCWMQHYLACDRVRIDGIKVFNRNNYNNDAVDIDGCHEVIVRGVMADSDDDGIALKSTSPRLCENILISDCVISSHCNAVKLGTETNGGFRNINISGIVVKPSSDQSSQFFGAPSKIGTSALSLEIVDGGLLENVSASDFTVEGTESPIFIRLGNRGRGYQLRETAKGLSGKGNDDTISELIPIDHVGRIDGIRLDNFQIRNAGAVGCSITGLPGYPVRNVWLSNISIHHQGGVKEGDLKAINDSIVNEKEKAYPEATMWGNLPAKGFYLRHTRHIHFDNVEVRTEAPDARPDFVRVDAEGWGDQGDGTYRNPVLNIDFSDPDVIRVGEKYYMVASDFHFLGMQVLESEDMVNWQYISQIYHRFDAPGWDDNKHYAGGSWAPAIRYHDGLYYVYFCTPEEGLYMSTAKDPHGPWAPLHLVKRVEKWEDPCPFWDEDGSAYLGRSRYGAGPIIIHRMSADGRQLLDDGITVYEGPVAEGTKFLKRHGYYYLVIPEGGVTSGWQTVLRSKNIYGPYERKIVLEQGSTNVNGPHQGALVDAPDGSWWFYHFQETPVLGRVVHLQPVRWQDDWPLMGVDYDGNGVGEPVAEWQKPIASSSAFLPQTADDFNGTDLGLQWQWNHNSVDTHWSLKEKKGWLTLKALPADSLKLCRNMLTQKVVGYQSESTTLLTIAGHCYAGLCCSGKYFRGIGLCKEGVFVESQGQREVIQKGKFQKLWVRVQNDCVANRHQFFYSTDGIHFVKVGDAFPMRSGYWKGIRVGLFCYGNSGKASFDDFTQRVSP, from the coding sequence ATGATGATGAGGAAACCTTTTTTGATGGCTATGCTCGTCCTGTCGATATGGGCAGGAAAGGCAGAGGCACGCGATTATAATATTGTGGCGTATGGTGCAAAGGCGGATACCACGGTGCTCAGTACGAAAGCCGTGCAGCAGGCGATAGACGACTGTGCGAAGGCGGGAGGCGGCAGAGTGGTGGTGCCCACGGGCCAGTATAAGATAGGTTCCATCGTATTGAAGTCTGACGTTCACCTCTACCTTGAACAAGGGGCTACGCTCTATGGCAGTACAGACCTGAAGGACTACCTGCCGATGAAGTCCGACTACATCTCATTGCGCACACAGACATCAACCATTCAGTTGATCTATGCCGATAAGGTGAAGAATGTAGTGATTGATGGCTTTGGCACCATCGACGGACGAGGACGCGCCTTCAAAAAACTCACTTGGAACGATGAGGGTATCACTCGTCCACATCTCATTCGTTTTATCCAGAGTCAGGACATCATTATCAAAGATGTTACCCTCAAGAACTCTGGTTGCTGGATGCAGCACTACCTGGCTTGCGACCGTGTGAGAATAGACGGCATCAAGGTATTCAATCGCAACAACTATAACAACGATGCAGTCGATATCGATGGCTGTCATGAGGTCATCGTCAGGGGTGTCATGGCCGACAGCGACGATGATGGTATCGCACTGAAGAGTACCTCGCCCCGTCTTTGCGAGAATATTCTTATTAGCGACTGCGTGATATCCAGTCATTGCAATGCCGTGAAGCTGGGCACAGAGACCAACGGTGGCTTCCGCAATATCAATATCAGTGGTATTGTGGTGAAACCCAGTAGCGACCAGTCCAGTCAGTTCTTTGGCGCTCCTTCGAAAATAGGCACTTCCGCCCTCTCGCTCGAGATTGTTGATGGTGGCTTGCTCGAGAATGTCAGTGCTTCAGACTTCACCGTTGAAGGCACTGAGTCGCCCATCTTCATTCGCTTGGGCAATCGCGGACGAGGCTATCAACTGAGAGAAACAGCCAAAGGACTAAGTGGAAAAGGCAATGATGATACCATTTCAGAACTGATTCCTATTGACCACGTGGGCCGTATCGACGGTATCCGTTTGGATAACTTTCAGATTCGAAATGCAGGTGCTGTGGGCTGTTCTATCACAGGTCTGCCTGGCTATCCTGTGCGCAACGTGTGGCTCTCGAATATCTCCATCCATCATCAGGGAGGCGTGAAAGAAGGTGACCTCAAAGCCATCAATGATTCCATTGTCAATGAGAAAGAAAAGGCCTACCCAGAGGCTACGATGTGGGGCAACCTGCCTGCCAAGGGTTTTTATCTGCGTCACACCCGTCATATACACTTCGATAACGTCGAAGTCAGAACGGAAGCCCCCGATGCCCGTCCGGACTTTGTTCGTGTGGATGCCGAGGGGTGGGGCGATCAGGGCGACGGCACCTACCGTAACCCTGTGCTTAATATTGATTTCTCAGACCCTGACGTTATCCGCGTAGGTGAGAAATATTATATGGTCGCCTCCGATTTTCATTTCCTGGGCATGCAGGTGCTGGAGTCTGAAGATATGGTCAACTGGCAGTATATCAGTCAGATATACCATCGTTTCGATGCACCAGGATGGGATGATAATAAACACTATGCAGGTGGTTCGTGGGCGCCTGCTATTCGCTATCACGACGGCCTCTACTACGTCTATTTCTGTACCCCAGAAGAAGGTCTTTATATGAGCACGGCGAAAGATCCGCATGGACCTTGGGCCCCTTTGCATCTGGTTAAGCGTGTGGAGAAGTGGGAAGACCCATGTCCTTTCTGGGATGAGGACGGCAGTGCATATCTTGGCCGTAGTCGCTATGGCGCAGGTCCCATCATCATTCACCGTATGTCGGCCGACGGCAGGCAACTGCTTGACGACGGCATCACTGTCTATGAGGGGCCTGTGGCCGAAGGTACTAAATTCCTAAAACGCCATGGCTATTACTATCTGGTTATTCCAGAGGGAGGTGTTACCTCAGGATGGCAAACGGTGCTTCGCTCAAAAAATATCTATGGACCATACGAACGGAAAATCGTGCTGGAACAGGGCTCTACCAATGTTAATGGTCCTCATCAGGGCGCTCTGGTCGATGCTCCTGACGGCAGTTGGTGGTTTTATCATTTTCAGGAGACGCCAGTCTTAGGGCGTGTGGTCCACTTGCAACCCGTTCGCTGGCAGGACGATTGGCCCCTGATGGGTGTAGACTATGACGGCAATGGTGTTGGTGAACCTGTGGCGGAATGGCAAAAGCCCATAGCATCGTCGTCAGCATTCCTGCCCCAGACTGCTGACGACTTCAATGGAACTGACCTGGGACTGCAATGGCAGTGGAACCACAATTCTGTTGACACTCATTGGAGCCTGAAGGAGAAAAAGGGTTGGTTGACGCTGAAAGCCCTTCCTGCCGACAGTTTGAAACTCTGTCGAAATATGCTAACGCAGAAAGTTGTGGGCTATCAGAGTGAGAGTACCACATTGCTCACCATTGCGGGCCATTGTTATGCTGGTCTTTGTTGTAGTGGGAAATACTTCAGGGGCATTGGCTTGTGTAAAGAAGGTGTCTTTGTTGAGTCTCAAGGACAGCGCGAGGTCATCCAAAAGGGCAAGTTCCAGAAGCTCTGGGTGCGCGTTCAAAATGATTGTGTGGCCAATAGGCATCAGTTCTTCTATAGCACCGATGGAATTCATTTCGTAAAAGTAGGCGATGCCTTCCCCATGCGTTCTGGCTATTGGAAAGGCATCCGTGTGGGACTTTTCTGCTATGGAAACAGTGGAAAGGCCTCGTTCGATGATTTTACGCAAAGGGTTAGTCCATGA
- a CDS encoding RNA polymerase sigma factor — protein MKSFSDITLVAQVAVFHNQRAFDQLVRKYQSPVRRFLLNLTLGNETLSDDLAQDTFLKAYEHITQFKGIASFQTWLFRIAYNVFYDYKRKKTELTHDQQPASSYTSSASLKMDIRTALAQLKEDERACVTLQLIDGYSIDEIANILGMPANTVKSHLRRGKEKLTNYLKANGYDGNR, from the coding sequence ATGAAGTCGTTCAGCGATATCACTCTTGTAGCACAGGTGGCGGTGTTCCACAACCAGCGGGCGTTCGATCAACTGGTTAGGAAATACCAGTCGCCTGTGCGCCGATTCCTGCTTAACCTTACGTTGGGCAACGAAACGCTGAGCGACGACTTGGCACAGGACACGTTCCTGAAAGCCTACGAGCACATCACGCAGTTCAAGGGTATAGCCTCGTTTCAAACGTGGCTCTTTCGCATTGCATATAATGTGTTCTATGACTATAAGCGAAAGAAGACGGAACTGACGCACGACCAGCAGCCAGCGTCCTCTTATACCTCTTCTGCCTCGCTCAAAATGGATATCCGCACAGCGCTGGCTCAGTTGAAGGAAGATGAGCGCGCCTGCGTTACCCTGCAGTTGATTGATGGTTATTCGATTGATGAGATAGCGAATATACTGGGAATGCCTGCCAATACTGTGAAGAGTCATCTTCGCAGGGGAAAGGAGAAACTAACAAATTACCTTAAAGCTAATGGATATGACGGAAATAGATAA